In bacterium, a genomic segment contains:
- a CDS encoding xanthine dehydrogenase family protein molybdopterin-binding subunit translates to MIGQPISRVDGPLKVAGQATYAYEYWEVGQPLYGFIVGATIGRGRITEMDTSRAEQSPGVCMVMTYRNAPTQGTPDLSNPFENARARPVLSSSEVHHYGEPVALVVAETFEQARAAAGLVEVDYAAEPGHYAFAARQDLAYAPKTVRGFWDTDTAVGDFDSAFETAAVKIDQRYATPYQFAQPMEPNACLAAWRGDDVVVYVGVQIIGWARLAIASTLQIDPQRVHIVSPYVGGGFGSKGGIHDETILAALASRQLNQPVKVAMTRQQIFHLVGLRPTSSQRVRLAAGRDGRLTAIAHEVNMDTSRAVEYVEQTAISTRSLYAAPNRVTRHRLTQLDLQGGEDVRAPGDAPGLLALESAMDELAHALGIDPVELRILNEPALDPERGVPFSDRRLVESLREGARRFGWERRPGRPASRREGRWLIGYGMASAIREHYQGPTKVRVRMGPDRVAVVQTDMTDIGTGTYTILSQVAAEGLDLPLDRVRVELGRSEFPVSSGSGGSWGAGNTSTAVHLACEALREKLRTSAGRIPPEGLEAEGEVSVGFWDDPNYKAHSIYTYGAQFAEVGVDADTGEIRLRRMLGVFTAGRILNPKTARSQLVGGMIWGVSSALHEEAVIDTRSGAFVNRDLAGYLVPVHADIPEIDAVLLDDFDDKANVLGVKGLGEIGVCGAGAAVANAVFNATGVRVRDFPIT, encoded by the coding sequence ATGATCGGACAACCCATCAGCCGTGTCGATGGCCCGCTCAAGGTCGCCGGCCAGGCCACCTACGCTTACGAGTACTGGGAGGTCGGGCAACCGCTCTACGGCTTCATCGTCGGTGCAACGATCGGCCGGGGACGCATCACGGAAATGGACACGTCCAGGGCCGAGCAGTCGCCCGGTGTCTGCATGGTGATGACCTATCGCAATGCGCCGACGCAAGGCACCCCCGACTTGTCCAATCCGTTCGAAAACGCACGCGCGCGTCCGGTGCTGAGCAGTTCCGAGGTTCACCACTACGGCGAACCCGTAGCCCTCGTGGTCGCTGAGACCTTCGAGCAGGCGCGAGCGGCGGCAGGTCTTGTTGAAGTCGACTACGCGGCCGAACCAGGACACTATGCCTTTGCTGCGCGTCAGGATTTGGCGTACGCTCCCAAGACCGTGAGAGGCTTTTGGGACACAGACACCGCGGTCGGCGACTTCGACTCCGCGTTCGAGACCGCCGCGGTGAAGATAGATCAGCGCTACGCTACGCCGTACCAGTTCGCCCAGCCGATGGAACCAAACGCGTGTCTGGCCGCCTGGCGTGGCGACGACGTGGTCGTCTACGTCGGCGTCCAGATCATTGGTTGGGCCCGCCTGGCGATCGCCAGCACGCTCCAAATCGACCCCCAACGGGTCCACATTGTCAGCCCGTATGTCGGTGGCGGGTTCGGCTCCAAGGGAGGCATTCATGACGAAACGATCCTGGCCGCGCTCGCGTCTCGGCAGTTGAACCAGCCGGTCAAGGTCGCGATGACCCGGCAGCAGATCTTTCACCTCGTCGGGCTGCGCCCCACGTCGAGCCAGCGGGTGCGACTGGCCGCGGGACGCGACGGTCGGTTGACCGCCATCGCCCACGAGGTCAACATGGACACAAGTCGCGCCGTGGAGTACGTTGAGCAAACCGCTATCAGCACCCGCAGCCTCTACGCTGCGCCCAACCGCGTGACCCGCCACCGGTTGACGCAACTCGATCTTCAGGGTGGGGAAGACGTGCGCGCGCCGGGCGACGCGCCGGGCCTCCTCGCGCTGGAGTCGGCGATGGACGAGCTGGCCCATGCTCTCGGGATAGACCCCGTCGAGCTGCGAATCCTGAACGAGCCCGCGCTCGACCCCGAGCGCGGTGTTCCGTTCAGCGACCGGCGTCTGGTGGAGAGCCTGCGCGAAGGGGCGCGCCGGTTCGGCTGGGAACGGCGTCCTGGGCGACCTGCGAGCCGGCGCGAGGGGCGATGGCTGATCGGCTATGGCATGGCGTCCGCCATACGCGAGCACTACCAGGGCCCGACGAAGGTCAGGGTCCGGATGGGACCGGACCGCGTCGCCGTCGTCCAGACCGACATGACCGACATTGGCACGGGCACGTACACCATCCTGAGCCAGGTCGCTGCTGAGGGGCTCGATCTACCGCTCGATCGCGTGCGGGTTGAGCTGGGGCGTTCGGAGTTCCCAGTCAGCTCGGGTTCCGGCGGCTCGTGGGGCGCCGGCAACACGAGCACCGCTGTCCATCTGGCCTGCGAAGCCCTGCGCGAAAAACTGCGCACCTCGGCGGGCCGCATCCCTCCCGAGGGCCTCGAAGCGGAGGGCGAGGTCTCCGTCGGCTTCTGGGATGATCCCAACTACAAGGCTCACTCGATCTACACGTACGGGGCGCAGTTCGCGGAAGTCGGTGTCGACGCCGATACCGGCGAGATCCGGCTCCGGCGGATGCTGGGTGTGTTCACCGCGGGGCGCATCCTGAACCCCAAGACGGCGCGCTCGCAGCTGGTCGGCGGCATGATCTGGGGGGTGAGCTCGGCCCTGCACGAGGAGGCCGTCATCGACACAAGATCCGGCGCCTTTGTCAACCGGGATCTCGCCGGATACTTGGTGCCGGTGCACGCTGACATACCCGAAATCGATGCCGTGCTACTCGATGACTTCGACGACAAGGCCAACGTCCTGGGAGTCAAGGGTCTCGGTGAGATCGGCGTTTGCGGAGCGGGAGCGGCGGTGGCAAATGCGGTCTTCAACGCTACCGGCGTTCGGGTGCGTGACTTTCCCATAACAC